In the Clarias gariepinus isolate MV-2021 ecotype Netherlands chromosome 10, CGAR_prim_01v2, whole genome shotgun sequence genome, gatggaggcaaatgattcgctgtggcgacccctgaaagggaacagccgaaagacaaagaagaagatgtgtgtgtgtgtgtactctgcAATAGattatccagggtgtaccccgccttgtgcccagagtcttctgggataggctacaggtCCACGTGActctgtacagaataagcgATGTAAAAGATaaacgaataaataaattaattatacacCCAAAGGGAATTATCAGTTATTGAATTTAAGGGTCCAAGCACCACAGTCAACTCAGACCTGTGTATTTTTAAGGGAAATTTCAGGAAGAGAAAGCTCTGGCTTTTCTCTCTAAAAAATAACCCTAATACTCATTTACTCAGTCTCTGTGTTGCAGTCCAGGGGACATGaggtggggtgccaatccattgtagggcacacaagcatgcacacactcaaaTATGTAATcacaatacgggcaatttggaaatgtcaattagccttatcttcatgtctttggactgtgggacgaaACACTAGTACCCAGAAAAAGCCAGCtgagcacgaggagaacatgcaaactcaacacaCGCACAGAACTGAGGCAGGAATCGTACCCTCGACCCTAGAGATGCAAGGCCACGGTGCTAACCATTATTCCACAGTGCTGCCAGTTcacagataataaaataaaatacaatcaacaaggtaaaatataatatgataaaaaaatattatgataaaattaaaaatcacagTTATTTATTGACacaactaactaaataaatacataaaataacagaaaaactgCACTTTAAGATgcaagatattaaaaaaaacagtttttatgtACATGTTTATGATGATTGTATGTACAGGTTGGTACATAAGATGTGCTGGAAAgttgtaatattaataaaacagagaATAAAAGGACATGATCATATCAGTACAATGCAATCAGGTGGACAACAGAATGTATATGACCCTGTTCATAGTGATGTCACAGAATGAGTCTCCTTACACAGAGCAGAGTtattgtaaaaaagaataaaatacgTTGGAATAAGAAGTTCTGTTGGGTAAAAATCATAAGCAGATGGACAGTAAAATATAGAAATTGATTTAATCAGTACTTTAAAACATAACCTCTGGGATCCTTAATATGTGTGGAGGATTTGAAAAAGTTCACCAGGTTCAATGTTTTACACTATTTCATGGTGGGATTTGTTggctgtaatatacagtatagatctTCACTTAGATCTTAGTATGTTAATCTGGGTATCGCATCTGTAGACTGACGTAATCATGTCTCTGTTTCTTATTCTCTTCTCTTTTATCAAACAGGCACAAGCAACAGCATGGCCACGGTGCAGTCGACACTTATGTTCACTGTGTGCATCCTGATGATAACAGAGCTGATACTGGCCAAAAAGGACTACTATGATATTCTGGGTGTACCTAAAGATGCCAGTGAACGTCAGATTAAAAAGGCTTTTCACAAGCTGGCTATGAAATATCATCCAGACAAGAATAAAAGCCCTGATGCCGAGGTGAAGTTTCGGGAAGTAGCGGAGGGTAAGTCATTAATTGTGACCAGTCATATCAACTCTCACAAGTTAGTTTTGCTCTATGGCCAATAGACTGCAGTtagtgacatatataaaattaaaataaaaataaaataaaaaaaatcatgtgatgAATATCTTATGTTCctgacagacaaacaaacagacaaaaatttccAAAGCCATCTTCTATTACCCCTCTTATGTCCgcctaaataattttttcgcaaatatcttcaatatACTATACAGACACatcaactttacagttttattatatgtaatagaatagaagaaaaaatcagtcttgaaaaaaatcatcagttcaactcaaaattcaacaaatggcgctgtattttttaatatgcacttatgagtgtgcaattgcaATCTACTTAATTAACACAATCTCGCACTTCATGGTAACACAAAAATTTTGGTTCATTCAAAAAATTTTAGAAACAGATagtgttgtacattttttaaatacctctTTTGTAATATACCTCTAGAGCACAGCAGCACTATCAGTCTTGCTCTCATGCtgcagtaatataaaaaaagatcacAGTCACATCTGTCTCCCTATATTTAAGACCACAATACTTATGGTAGTCACAGCTTATTCAAGCATCTTACACGGGAGTTGGTCAGAATTCCTTAAGGGGGAGACTCCACTACACAGCAAGCTTCCAAGATCTGTGACATCATTAATTACCCAATAGAAAAACTAGAAAGTACAGTTTGATCAGCTGCTTTATGTTTGCAAGTTCTTGTTAAAggatggtgattttttttcctgatcaaCTTCATTCAGGTCATTGCAGTCCGGGCTAAGCACTATTCTTCCATCTCTTTTAGCTTATGAAACACTGTCAGATgagaagaggaggagagagtACGATCGGCTCAGACAGAGCGCTTTCTCCGGCGAAGGCACGAAAGGAGGAAACCAGCACTTCCAGCAGTCATTCGACTTTAACTTTGAGGACATGTTCAGAGACTTCGATATCTACAGCCAAAACAGGCACGCGCGCCCCAGACGGAGCTTCGAGGAGCATTTCCGGGCTCACCAGACCAGCCAGAACCGCCACAAGAGGCACTTCCAGGGAGCATTCGGAGCTGGGATCTTTGAGGATCTGTCTGACGACATGGAAAGAATGTTTACATTTGCCAGACATGCCAAGCGGACCGAGAGCAGGTTTCACGGCATGGCGAAGCAGCACTGCAGGACTGTGACTCAGAGACGGGGGAACATGGTGACCACCTA is a window encoding:
- the dnajb9a gene encoding dnaJ homolog subfamily B member 9a; the encoded protein is MATVQSTLMFTVCILMITELILAKKDYYDILGVPKDASERQIKKAFHKLAMKYHPDKNKSPDAEVKFREVAEAYETLSDEKRRREYDRLRQSAFSGEGTKGGNQHFQQSFDFNFEDMFRDFDIYSQNRHARPRRSFEEHFRAHQTSQNRHKRHFQGAFGAGIFEDLSDDMERMFTFARHAKRTESRFHGMAKQHCRTVTQRRGNMVTTYTDCTSS